A single genomic interval of bacterium harbors:
- a CDS encoding purine-nucleoside phosphorylase — MSDYFDNIVKHISSPADVGLILGSGLGGFADTLENAQSVSTRDLPGYPQSTVAGHAGRIVIGNVGKTRVAAFQGRVHLYEGYSPPMVVTPVRVAHALGAKILIVTNASGAFTRRFSPGDLLLIEDHINLQFRNPLHALWEEGVRIQDTSFFYDPVLTTLAERVALEERIPLKRGTLAGMLGPTYETRAEARMLAKLGADAGCMSTVPEAIMAVALGMRVLGISCVTNWAPNIGESTLDHDDVQQVAAQAGERFARLLRAILQRMKEEG; from the coding sequence ATGAGTGACTATTTCGATAATATCGTAAAACATATCTCTTCGCCCGCCGACGTCGGGCTTATTTTGGGCTCGGGGCTGGGTGGGTTTGCCGACACGCTGGAAAACGCGCAATCGGTGAGCACGCGTGATCTACCGGGCTATCCGCAGAGCACGGTTGCCGGACACGCCGGGCGAATCGTAATCGGTAATGTTGGCAAGACGCGCGTAGCGGCATTTCAGGGGCGGGTGCATCTTTATGAAGGTTATTCGCCGCCGATGGTGGTGACGCCGGTCCGCGTCGCACACGCACTGGGAGCGAAAATTCTGATCGTCACCAACGCTTCGGGCGCGTTCACGCGAAGATTCTCGCCCGGCGACCTGCTGCTCATCGAGGATCACATCAATCTGCAGTTCCGCAATCCGCTGCACGCGCTGTGGGAAGAGGGCGTGCGCATTCAAGATACGAGCTTCTTCTACGATCCGGTGCTGACAACGTTAGCCGAACGCGTGGCGTTGGAGGAGAGAATTCCGTTGAAACGGGGCACGCTGGCGGGAATGCTCGGCCCGACCTATGAAACGCGAGCCGAAGCGCGGATGCTGGCCAAGCTCGGAGCCGACGCGGGCTGCATGTCCACGGTACCGGAAGCGATTATGGCCGTCGCTTTGGGAATGCGCGTTCTCGGAATCTCGTGCGTGACCAACTGGGCACCGAACATTGGCGAAAGCACGCTCGATCACGACGATGTGCAACAGGTGGCGGCGCAGGCGGGGGAGAGATTTGCGAGGCTGTTGCGAGCGATCCTGCAAAGGATGAAGGAGGAAGGATGA
- a CDS encoding four helix bundle protein has translation MKDELQSVRERTKDYALRVIRLYMALSKTNPAQIIGKQLLRSGTSVGAQYREAHRAKSDADFVSKIEGALQELDEAAYWIELLAESGVVSSRRLAGLVTETDELTAILVTITKRVKARSKP, from the coding sequence ATGAAGGATGAACTACAGTCAGTTCGAGAACGAACGAAAGACTATGCCTTGCGAGTCATCCGTTTGTATATGGCGCTGTCGAAGACGAATCCTGCGCAGATTATAGGAAAGCAGCTCCTGCGTTCGGGAACCTCTGTTGGAGCACAATACCGGGAGGCTCATCGGGCTAAGTCAGACGCTGACTTCGTCAGCAAGATTGAAGGTGCCCTTCAAGAATTGGACGAAGCGGCCTACTGGATCGAGCTACTTGCCGAAAGCGGTGTGGTCAGTTCCAGGCGTCTTGCCGGTCTGGTGACCGAAACGGATGAACTGACCGCGATTCTGGTCACGATTACCAAGCGCGTGAAGGCAAGGTCGAA